The Pongo abelii isolate AG06213 chromosome 20, NHGRI_mPonAbe1-v2.0_pri, whole genome shotgun sequence genome window below encodes:
- the LOC112130118 gene encoding small ribosomal subunit protein eS27-like, with the protein MPLTKDILHPSPEEEKRKHKKKHLVQSLNSYFMDVKCPGCYKITTVFSHAQTVVLCVGCSTVLCQPTGGKARLTEGCSFRRKQH; encoded by the coding sequence ATGCCTCTCACAAAGGATATCCTTCATCCCTctccagaagaagagaagaggaaacacAAGAAGAAACACCTGGTGCAGAGCCTCAATTCCTACTTCATGGATGTGAAATGCCCAGGGTGCTATAAAATCACCACGGTCTTTAGCCATGCACAAACGGTAGTTTTGTGTGTTGGCTGCTCCACTGTCCTCTGCCAGCCTACAGGAGGAAAAGCAAGGCTTACAGAAGGATGTTCCTTCAGGAGGAAGCAGCACTAA